The genome window ATCAGAAACAGCCTGGGCATGAACTGGCAAGGCAACGGATGGGCGCTGTGATGGACACCCATCTTCTGGCCGAGATATGGCAATCTCCATTTGCTACACTGGCCGACGCCAAGGTCATAGAAAAAGCGCTCAATCTTCTCGGCAAGGACGCTACCGGCATAGACGGCCAGGATTCATACATATTCGAGGTAATAGTGCACCAATTTAGCCCATACGGCGTATCAGGCACGGCCAAGATGCCCGATGCGCATGTAATCATCCACACATGGCCTGAAAACAAATATGCAGCGGTCGATATCTATGCAAGCGACCGCGAAAAGGCATATATGGTGCTGGAGGGCATCAAAAACGGACTTGAAGCTGGATATGTACAGGTTACAGAACTACGTCGCGGCGAACTCCTCGACATCGAAGACACCTGACTGGACGGCCAGGCCAGGGAGATGACCTGGCTTAATATTATGATCAATGCAAATTTGTCATTCCTGGCAGCCTAATTGGGGATTTCATTGAAGCTACAACGCAGTGGCATTATCGTTAATATTTAAACAATAGCTAAAACCGCCACTCCCAAAGCCGCCGTGACAATTTCATCCCTTTTAAGATTTGGGAAGTATCCAAATTATCTATAAAAAATAGAAAAGGGATCAACTACAGGAACAATCCTTATAATACCTAAGACTTGGTCTCTTCCCTTTGTCTGCGTACAAGTTGCAGTTGGAGCATCTGTTTATTAAAGATATGCTCGACAAGCAGATCTTGGTCTGCTTCATTTACCCATATAAATCTTACGGCTATCCTAAAACCCCCATCGGCATCACTGATGCACCTCAAAACCCTACCATAGCACCTTATAAATATCATCTCAGGCGGGATGAGCAGCTCTATCCTGAGCAATTGATCCCTTGAAAATGGTTCACTATGCCTAAAACCGATCCCTGCGGCGCTTATGTCGACCTCATAGAGC of Dissulfurimicrobium hydrothermale contains these proteins:
- a CDS encoding S-adenosylmethionine decarboxylase family protein; translated protein: MTFNLAAANDNGLNQKQPGHELARQRMGAVMDTHLLAEIWQSPFATLADAKVIEKALNLLGKDATGIDGQDSYIFEVIVHQFSPYGVSGTAKMPDAHVIIHTWPENKYAAVDIYASDREKAYMVLEGIKNGLEAGYVQVTELRRGELLDIEDT